The Brassica napus cultivar Da-Ae chromosome C7, Da-Ae, whole genome shotgun sequence genomic interval TCTGCTGCTGATGCTTGGTGCCATTTGGATGCTCATCAGGGAGATGTTGTTGCTTGGCCGACCAACCTTGGGTGGATGATGGGTCCGTGGCTCGTTTATGCTTCCTTGATAAATGGGGCTTGCATGGCATTGTACAATGGATCACCTCTTGGTCCTGCCTTTGCCAAATTTGTGCAGGTAAGCAATGTAACTATGCATTCCCATCCCATTGGCTTAACAGAGAAAAATATTGGAAGCGATAAAAGCAATTGATAGTTTGTGCGAATATTCCATATGAATTACTATCGATTTCATTGCATGGTTAACTCTGGGAATTTGGTCAGCCCTTGAATTCACCATATGTTTATATTCTGGGGTTAGGATGCTGAGGTAACCATGCTAGGTGTGATACCAAGCATTGTTCGGACGTGGCAAAACTCAAACTCGACTTCTGGATATGATTGGTCACGAATCCGGTAATACCGAAAGTTCATTCTCAGATTGTTGTTAAGCGTGGAAGTTTTAGTAGCTAGGATTTTAAATGTTTGTAAATGTCCTCATGCCACTACTATAAAATTTCAGAAGTAAATAAACTTATGTAGCTAGACTAACGTGGTTACTTACTCATGAAAAAATGGTTGATGAACATCTTTTGACATCGCTAAACtaatgataattttaaaacagtAACATTGATGTCTTATCTTTAATACTTTTTTCAACAGTTGTTTCAGTTCGACTGGTGAAGCCTCGAATGAAGACGAGTATCTATGGCTGATGAGCAGGGCTCATTACAAACCTGTAATCGAGTATTGTGGAGGAACTGAGATTGGAGGTAGTTTTGTCACTGGCTCTTTACTCCAGCCTCAGTCGCTGGCTGCTTTTAGCACCGCTACCATGGGTTGCAAGCTTTTCATCCTCGGTGAAGATGGCAATCCTCTTGTAAGCAAAGTTATTGTGTCATAGATGATGCAGTGTTGATTCTGAACGATTTTACAGTGTCAAGGATTGAACTGAAGTTAGCATGgtcgttttttatttttccttcCTCATTTCAGCCTCGAGACGCAGAAGGAGTAGGAGAACTGGCTCTTTATCCTCACGTGTTTGGAGCCTCGAGCACTCTCCTGAATGGAAATCACTACAACGTTTACTTCAAAGGAATGCCCACCTTCCAAGGTCAGGTAATCCAACTCTTGCCACATTTTCACGTAGGTTTTTATCGGTTCTTAGTCTGTGGCGTACCTTCTTTTCGATAGAATTTACGAAGACACGGAGATTTGTTTGAACGGACTTCAAAAGGATACTATCGTGCTCACGGACGTGCTGATGACACAATGAATCTTGGTGGTATAAAGGTAACCTTACTTACTATACAATgctcttattatatattaatgtgcATTATCATAATCATACTCTGCCCCCTGTTCTTTGCCCAGGTTGGTTCTATTGAGATCGAACGAGTCTGTAACTCCGTTGATGACAGCGTCCTGGAGACAGCAGCCATCGGTGTTCCACCTCCCAGTGGCGGTCCTGAGCAACTAGTAATAGCTGTTGTGTTCAAGAACCCAGAGTTACGGAATAATGACATGAACCTCTTGAAAAAGTCCTTCAATTCTGAGATACAAAAGAAACTCAATCCATTGTTCAAGGTATATTACAAACAACAAAACACAACGGAGTTTATTAGTTGTTGTGTTTGTTCCAGATTTTATACAAGAAATGTGCTAATGGGCCAATGGGAAATGCATAATGCAGGTATCATCTGTTGTGACTCTGCCTTCCTTACCGAGGACGGCCACAAATAAGGTGATGAGAAGAGTTCTAAGGCAACAGCTTACTCAGACCGGTCTAAAGTCGAAGCTATGAGAGACTATTGTTTGCCATTAACACACAAACATTTGGTCTTTTGGTGTTATCAGTCCATATCCATGTCTACATCGTCAATAAATGATTCTCAATCTACACATAGCCTGTGGAATATGTCTTCTACGAGTGTATCAAGAGATCCATATATGTAGTGCGATCCTTAATGTGAATAACAGTTTATCAATTAATGTAATGTAAGTAACAGTTTATCAATTATTGGTGTTGTGGTGACCAATCACGAGATTTCAAGAATTAGGGggatattaaaaagtattattaaTTACATGGACATAAAACGCAATAAATAGAAGATGAGGGGGTATTCTGTAATTTACGTGAACATAAATTGGGGATATGTACACAAAAACGTAGCCATAGTCCATCTTCTTCACCAAACTGCCTTAGGGGATAAACTTGAAACAAGAAACGGCGTCGGTTTGACCCGACGGAGGAACCATGTCGtcgtctcttcttctctctggcTCTACAGTATCGTCTTCGTTCATCGCTCCATCGAAACTgtaatctctttctctctctctctctctctctctccttcgtcTGCCTTCTTTCGGCTTATCCGATTTCAAATTCTagggtttgttttgtttgtatgTAACTTCCATAACCGAATCTTAAGAGCTTCTTCGTCTCGTTTTCGTTGTCGTTGTTGTTTATGATTACAGTTCTCTCTTACGGAATCCAAATCAATCACTGTCACTATCTCGGAACGTTTCGAGAACCTTCAAACCCCTTAGGTGCTCCTCCGCTGATTCTCCATACGGAGGTTAGTATATTATCTCCCTTCCTCTCGCTAAAAAGTCTCCatctttactctgtttttttttaattttaaaattaatgtaaatcgaatgacttttttttttgtgtgtgtgtgtaggCAACGTCCCCACGTTCCCTCGAACCAGGGTCTGGGACCCGTACAAGCGTCTAGGGATAAGCCCCTACGCCTCCGAGGAAGAGATCTGGGCCTCGCGCAACTTTCTCTTAGAGCAGTACGCTGGACACGAGAGGAGCCAAGAGTCTATAGAAGGCGCATTCGAGAAGCTTCTCATGTCTAGTTTTGTTAAAAGGAAGAAGACTAAGATCAACCTCAAGACGAGGTTGAAGAAGAAAGTTGAGGAGTCTCCTCCGTGGCTTAAAGCTCTTCTTGATTTCGTTGAGATGCCTCCGATGGATACTGTTTTCAGAAGACTGTTCCTTTTCTCTTTCATGGGTGGTTGGAGCATCATGAACTCTGCAGAAGGCGGTCCTGCGTTTCAGGTTTTAGGCTTTGCTTCTTAGTCTATGCTAGAAGTATTAGTATAAGATCAACCTGTAGACTGTAGTAGATAGATAAAGTGGCTTCTGATTCTCTTAACAGATGGTTTTGAGGTTAAGATATTTGATTTTTGTAATTGTAATTGTAGGTGGCGGTGTCGTTGGCTGCTTGCGTATATTTCCTTAATGAGAAGACGAAGAGCTTGGGGAGAGCTTGTTTAATCGGGTAACCTCCTGGTGCTAATTGAAAACTAGCTGAAACAAAAACttggattgtttttttttttttccctttcatTGATTGGGGTTTGGTTGTTATGGTTGCAGGTTTGGTGCATTAACAGTCGGGTGGTTCTGCGGTTCGCTAGTCATTCCCATGATTCCGACGGCTTTCATTAACCCGACGTGGACCCTGGAGCTTCTAACGTCACTGGTTGCTTAcgtgtttttgtttctttcttgtaCTTTCCTCAAGTAGGTTGCACTTTTATCCAGACATTGTGTTTCTTTCTTGTACCTGTTATACATGAGTTCCACAACATTGGTTAGCTCTTGTTAAAGTATGGAATCAAGTTGATGAGGGTCTTTACCCCAAGTTGATAAATATCAAAATCAAATTCCGTAGGAACATATCTTAATATGTTAGGTTTTAGATCATCGTACTATTTATTTCCATCAGTGCATGCACACATTGATATAACCAACCGAATATTCATGTTCAAGATATATCAAACATCATGCAAgtatttcaaaaaagaaaaatacaaatgaagaaGTTCTATTCGAAGAACCGGCGCTTCCATTGAACACGATTGTTGCGTCTCACGCAGCAGCCACATGAGTAAAGTAAGACGACAAGAAGGGTAACAAGGAGATTGAAGACGAGAAGAATCCTCCATCTTTTTCTTATACCCTTGAAAACTCCAATCTTGCATGACTCGCACGCATAACACAAATGACTCTGCTTGTTACTCCACGTTTTGCAGTCCCCTGCGATCTCTGCCGTTGACTTCGCCGGAACTGTCCACCATGTGGCGTTTTTTGACTCGAAGCCACATTCTTATGCATGAACCTTATTTTACTACTATAggacaactgatatttgtaaaaaataataaaaatataaattaaaattataataccgaaatctataaaaataaatgggaCTTTTTTCCCTCCTTATGCTGCCACATAAGATTTAGAGAAGGGGCATATCATGCCATGTGTCCTCTCCCATAAAAGCTCTTCAATTCCGTTCAACTCACACATCGTTTGGGTCACTCAAACCTACGAATTAATGATAACTCAATCCACATATTTTATGCCATTAAAACAAATGTCACTAAAACAAACTCATATTATTATCTTAACAGCCCAGTTAAAGCCCACTTATACCTCGAAAGTATTGTCTTTTCCGTTACCTTATTTTGCAGCGGCGATAGAAATTTTTCTGTGCAACATTACTACTACTCATTCAATCATATCATTAAGCTTCTACATTCTTCAGCCCACCTCTCCCACTACGTAAAATTAAATAACCCTTTTCCACCAGCGATTTGATAATCCCTAATTCCTAATACTATAAATAAGACATTTTATGACTTTATGCAAATGTAAATTAACATCATCTCTTGAAATCTAGGAATAGTAGAAGAAAATTTAAGTGGTGTTGGTACATTTTATCccaaaaatgtaattttagtaGGTGTTAAacttaaatatcatataaaattaagGATTTTTCCCCGTACTACGTACCAGAACActagtaaaaaataaaagagttgGTATGGAATCAAAATGGTGCGCACCGTTTTGATTAATGAGGACAAGTGTCGGCTACAAAAAACTCGAATTTGTGCGCTGACAGCTGAGGTGGATTCCCTAGGAAGGattcaaatctttttttatatataaagattttttattgttaagTCATTGagtcaaaagaaattaaattttcttaatGACAACATTGATTTTTTGACTTGAATGAGTCCATTACTCTCTTTTACGTTATGGTTTTTGAAAAGCATAATGTGATGTTTGTATTTTCAATCTAAATCTTATGTGGCAGCATAAGGAGGGAAAAAAATCccatttattattatagatgttTTGGTAGATTTGGGCTTCAGGGCCGTCCCTTGCTTCCTGCGGAAAACATCGAAAGGCGTCACCCCGCTAAAGGCGTCCGATGGAGAGTAGAATCACCGTGCCTCTTCAGATCCACCATCATCACTAACCTCCGCCATTTATTACCTTTTCAAAGCATAAACCGACAACATCACCTATCACTCTTCGGCTCTCCTCGCCAATTATATATTGATCACTCTATAGATCTTTCACCGAAAAGTTTCCAGCGACACAGCTAGCAAGCTCTGAGTTTGATAAAACCGTTGGCGCCAAACTCTTCGAGCATCATACTCACCTCTTCCTGACTCGGCGACGCTAGATCTCTTATGGAAACAAAGTTGTTGTCGTCTCGATCGATTAACTTGGAACGCTTGAATCAAATGGAGTAATAATCGCACAAGTTCTTGGGAAGAACACTGATTGGAGTGGCGGCTTGACTGCCTTGAGGTTACCATACGATCTGTCGGGGAAATAGGAAGAAGCACCGAAGCTGAAACAAGAAGGTGCAGATATGGAGACAAAAGCTTTGGTTTTGGAGGAACGTGTTTTTCATAAAATGGTATTTCTATTACCCATCAAGCTTTTGAATGTAGATTTTTACATGGAACAGTAATGGTGTCCCCTTAGATTCGTAAGGTCTCGAAATCTTGGTTATGTCAACAATCAAAGAAGGGAATAAGGTATTACACATTTACACGTCAACCATTAGGTTCCTGTCTTGCGCCTTTTGTATTTGATTTACTTACATACACTCTCTTTTCGATTTTAGATTGGGCACAAACACATTGGTTGTGCTTCGGTATACAGTCACGAGAAAGAGGTAAACATTTCTAATATCAAAGAATTTGAGAGAGACCAATAGGCTATTAAGTATGTGTGGTTGAAGTTTCATGCCTCTGTATGTCACGTTCTCCTCACACTATGAATCCATTAACTTGATAGGCAGCGTATTGAAGAAGTTAATAGATGATGGTTTCGTGAAGCCTGAAGCGTGAGGAGTTATTCATCACTTGGAAACTCTGGTTTGTCTTCTTTCTACGACCAAAATTTTTCTTCAGTGCATGTTTATATTAAGTTTGTAGTTCCCATCACCCATCACCCTTTCTATTTATATTACAGTAGCAACAAgtgttttatgaataatttcACGGGAAACATCAAGTGAGATCGAGATCGTGGGAGTCAACAACCCTACTATGTCAAAGAGTGAGCATCTAAGAAATGTTTTGCCTAGACTATGTATTATGTAATTAGGTTGCATCAGTACTCATTGTTGTATCAATTAGTTAAGTTTACGGTTTATCATGTGTGTATGAGAAAATACACATAACTAGCCTATCAATCATTACATCACTATGAATTCTCATATATATAATTGGGGTCTGTTATTAATCTTCAGATCTGTTGGCACtggtgatattttttttaagtaaggATGAGGTAGATCTACATGGTATGAGTTAAATATTCGATTATGATAATGTGAAAATAGTTTTGGGAAGTAGATGGTGTGATTTTCAGTTGAGAAAAGCAAGAATTTGTAACCATGGCAAATTAAATGAAAGGAATACTGACGATCGATGGTATGAGGTAAAGCAAAtgaaatcatttttatattggTTTATGAGATGAAGTATTAACTCTCATGTATCAGTGTGTTTTAGGAAGTGGAGCGAATAAATATTCGAAAAGGGAAGGCGAGGATGAGAACCTTAATTAAAAGAGAATATGTAAACTTTATGTTGgccacaaataataaaaaaaattcactccTTTATGTTGTTTAATTGCCGATCTCCTCTTACTAAAACATGTATATTTCATAAACTGCACATTTTTTTCTAAcattttatatgaaatattttctttaaaatatttaaaaataaaaaaacaaaatttattaagaaATTAACTAAtacatattttgtatatataaaatagtgtttGTTTTTCCAAAACATGTTGAAACTTTGAATTTCGGGCCCTGGGAAGGTCGCACTCCCCGTCTTCCTACCTAAGCCGCTcaggcaaaaaaaaatagtctttataaaaaaagttttaaataaaagcttggtaaaaataatatgtcgaatgtaattatttaacattttatgtgagatgttttctttaaaatatttaaaaatataaaacaaaatttattaagaaATTAACTAATAcctattttgtatatataaaatagtgtttGTTTTTCCAAAACATGTTGAAACTTTGAATCTCGGGCCCTGGGAAGGTCGCACTCCCCGCCTTCCTACCTAAGCCGCTCATAATCGCATCATAATACTACAATATTGTCATGTCTACTCTAATATCAAATACATCAAATGCATTTGAAGTAAAATAAACAATTTGCAAAATAAATCATACATGTGAATAGCATAAATGACAAACAacccgcgcgaagcgcggacacacCACTAGTCTATTATATATTTGACcaaatcaaacataaataatatttcttttaattttgggTTTGCATATTATGTTTATACAAACATAAAGATAGTCATGCATAAAAGTTATATGAATAAGTAATGAACATAATGTCCAACTaacaaattcaaattcaaacccAAATATCCAATATGAGACATTTgctaatttcttatatttagcCAAACTCATTTTTGGACTTCCATTTCTCATCCAAAACCAACTCCGATTTTGACATACGAGTACACTACTTCATAGTGTCAAATATTCagttattccgacgaacgttTTCGTCCGAAAATTGACCAAAATGGTTTTAAACCATTTCGTCAAAAACTAAAACCATTTCGTCAAAAACGAGTACCAACACATTCTACTGGTGGTCGACAACATCCGAACTGAGTAGAAAAATACAAACATGAAGCCTCTCTTATCTACCATGATAGATGTTACACAAGTATTTATATGATAAGCATAAAcattttagtttggtttattGGGTATAtcaacacaaaagaaaaacatatgaaaaagaGATCAGTTATTGAGCGGATCATCCATAAACGTTGGACATGCCCTAAATAATTATTCAATTACATATTGTTAAAATTCAAGAATTCCATTAACCGAGAGCTTGTGAATTCGTAGAGTTATAAATATCGGCAAAGGCAGGCATTGACGAATCATCTTTTTATTAAACGggcttttaaaaaagtttaccctaaacactaaatccaATTGCTTTAATTGGTGACCATTTATCGAAtgtaatgaatggaaaaaatgttgaagaaaaataatgaattgaaaaaaaataaaaaaaaataattgaaaagagAGGAACTAACGTTCCATATCAAAATTAGAGGAGAAAAATAGTTCTTCATTAGTTCAATTGTATATGAGGAAAAATGAGGAATGAAATGGTGCCCACATCTTActagtttaacaaaaaaaaattcaacttaaCTGGTATCAATTCTAAGAAATaacaaatctttatatataaaagagacttTCAATCATTCCTGGTGTTGGCAACAGGGACGACACATCAGAAATTCGATGTTTCAGGAGTTGACACATGTCCAACCGGTGAAACACACCGTTTCATTTAACGAAAAGAAGAGATTTTGTGGGCTTTTGGTAATCCTAAGAATTAAAGCCCAAAACATGAGAGGCCCTTTAGTCTTCGTCTTCGTGTTCTTCTGAGACCTAAAAAATTTCTCTTACGTTTTCTCAAACCATCAATGGCGTCTTGGGAGATTGGATGACTGAAATCAAGATTGAAAATCTCTTTGTTTGTCTCCACTCATGTCGTTTAGCCTTCTACTCTTCTACTCTTACAACCGAAACAGTCTGAGTTACAGATTCAGCGCCATTATTCCCTTCTTAACTCCATATACCAACGGAAGCACGATCTGACATTGATTGCGAGTTATCCCTTTGCAAGGCGGCCTATTCCACACCTATAAAAAGGTTAGCTTTCTTCACTTGAACATCATTCTCTCAATCcttcaaaacaccaaatttaatTTTCTGCGAAATGTCGAACTCATCGATCCTCTTCTCTGATTTGAAATCCGGCAGCTGCTCCTCCACCGTTCAAGTGTGGTTTCGCAAGTTTTGGTTCCGTttgattttattgttgttaGGGCTTTTGTTGTTCGATTTTACTCTTAGGGTTGATGTAGTTCGGTTATGTTCTTATGgtttgtatttgattttgttgttggtgtttgTGTCGGGGTCGTTTAATTTAGACTTATAAGGTGGCTAAATGCTAAGACTCCTACTTTTTTTCCTAACTAGACAATATTCCATGCTAAAGTTATGTCGACGGTGAATCTGTTTTTGTTTCAGAGGGTCAATAACAACATGGATTCTTTTCTCATTCTCTTAAAGGTACAACACTCGcctgcttcttttttttcatgtatTCATTTTTTTGGCTTGGTACCATGAACTTAGATAGAGAGGTCTCTCTTCTCAGGAGAAGAAAGGAGTATTGTGGACATGTTTAAGGGGATTAACAAAAAATTTGGACTTGGATTCTGCTGGCGTATGTGGCTGTATAAGATCTTTGGATCGTTTGGTTCGTTTTATGATTTGAGCGGTTGGTTTGGCTATTCCTTTCTATTGAAAAGGAGTCAGCTGTCTGCGCGAGTCACCTTCTTTTAGGCTCCGCTGAACGACAATCCAGCTGTTTTATGATTGATATGTGCGTTTATTGTCTTTTCTTCAGATAGTGCTTTGATCATCTATCCAAATGAGTTAAGTAAAGCAGCCCAACTGGTATTCAAAAAGTGACATTCTTTTAAATGATACAGTTATAGTTTGTCTCTCCATCTGACTTTTTGTTCTCATGTTACAGTCATTGGCTAAAGCCAAGTCTTTCAAAGAGGTAAGCAAAAAATGATGTTATGCATTTGAGTTTGTTGAGCTTGGCCTTTCAAAGAGGTAACTCAAATCACCATGTAGCAAACAATCGTTTAGTTAGCTACTACTGCTGCTAAGATCTGAGATAaacaaattaaacatttatgCGAGGGTTAATCTTCTGTAATGAGATCTTCTAACAAATCTAGGTACTTAATTAAGTTTCTTCTTACAGACAAATGGAAACTACACAAGAGTAAGGACTTCGATTCGGAGTTAACATCTATGCATAACTAAATACAGGTGGGAGCTGGATAGAGTTTGGcagattcaatttttttttaaggtgttattgtttttttttaagaatatgtGTTATTgtttatttggatatatttgagtgtgtcagtttttaattatgaaatattatGTGGCAGCGATGTCAAAAACAACTTTCTGAGAACAAAGGAAGCAACGGCAAATGCATAATCAAGTTTAGTGCTTGCCTTTTTGAATGTCATTGATTGTCATGATCAAGAGACAATTTCTCAGCGGTATATCTTTGTTCCATagaaatttatttactttttaattttagacAGAATAAGCCTAGGggctgtttgttttttttttttcagcctacgggtgtttggtttttaatttttgtgcCAGGTTTTTAATTTCtgaatttcttttataattatCCCTATTATGTTAAACTTTTAATGTTTCCAGTACCTTtatttaatatacatgaatCTTAACTTGGATTGTAAAATTAAACCTTCAACCGTAGTCATATAATAATTCCTTGCGATGTAAGTTAACGTTCTAACATAGAATACCACAACACACACGTCCGCACCTACGAGCATGAGCCCATGCATCAAAGTTATAACATAGAAACATTAAACCCACAAAGATATCAACGaattttaagatataatatACAACAATTCACCCCTATGTTTAAATATaaacatcaaacaaacaaagattaagaaaatacaaacacacaaaaaacaaaataaaacaacaaacatatAACACATAATGATTCAATAAACGAATGTAACTTGATCCAAAATTATATAGcacatgatatatttttaacatcatacctatattatattctaatttatatttttgttccgtaataaaattattttaaaatttaaaaataaaataatagattatTCAGTAAAACcaactaaaagaaaaatacagaaggcaatataatattttaaacagtCACTACTTATACGCTGAAACTGAATAATAATATTGTTAAAAGAACATTCTAATCCCTTTAAATGGCATagttcatttaataaatgttttaatacaatctatgtcaattttaaaaatatttttactgtgaagaaattattattttttattattaactaaAACCAATAgacttaaaagaaaatatataagataaactaaaaaatttagtggattcaaaacaaataacaacAATTAATAATTCATAATCTATACATTCAATCTCAAATATAATTCCCAGTAATTTAATGTATTTACTGATTATAATGATGATAGGAAAtcattcaaaaatgaaaataagccTACTATTTTTaggatcttttttttattaagcaAACAAGGTTTTTTAgcaacaaaacaacaaaaaacaacaTCAGTTAATATATTTAACGCCAACAAATACATCACATCCCGTGCGTAGCGCGGACCCGTCCTAGTTCATCATATTTTTCTCAGAAAACATGGTCACCAATAATGTTAAATTATCACTTAGTGATTTTATGAATATTGTGAATTACTCTCCAGCATCAAACTCCATAAGGCAAATTTTAACATGTTTTCTCTTTTGGCTAAAGGCTGCAATGTATCAACACACATACCTTTACACTCAAGAGATGTTTGGCGTCAAAGTCGACGTCACGAGGACCAAACCTACAAGTCTTAGAATCAGCCATGCATCTTTTGATCCCTTCCCAATTCTTCCCTTGAAGGAAATGGTTTCTGATCCAATTCTGAAGATCACCCTTTCCCTTCCCTGAAAAGGCTTTTCCAGCGGAAGGATTGGTTACAAGTAAAACGAAGATGGAGAGGACGAGGATGAGAAGAAAGGAGATGAAGAGCAAGAAGAGCTAGATAGTGATTATGATGTAGCTGTCGTAGAGAGCGGCGATGAGTCCTGaggaagagatgaagaagaggagacTCGATGTTACGATGAGTGGGTCTTGAATGAAGCGTTGGCACTGTGATGGGCCTTCCAAGAAGAGGTAGACTGAGTAACATAAGGTGGCTAGGCCGATCAATGCGAGGATTGCGTTCGTTGTTATTACTGCGGCGTCGCTTAGCCAGGCATTGGATCAATGCGAGGATTGTGTTCCTTGTTATTATATACTTGTGATGGTTAGGTTAAGATTTGAGTTTATATATACTGAACATTTCGCCAAAATAGAATTAAGAAACTCTCGTGATGTACTCGCAGACTTTAATCACTGCAGCAACGGACAACCCATGTAATGGACTTCTAAAAGGCATTAAAAGTTTAAGGAAACAACCCTGtctttaagcaaaaaaaaaaaaaaaacccggtCATTGTGGCATGTGAATGGTTGGTTTATACTAAAATGTGGAAGCCCGTTTATTCACGTGGTCTAAGTAAATgttcattaatattttacatcctaaaatttcaagtttctagatggaatttattaaataattggTTGGATTAACGAAGGAAAAGCTTATATGAAATTTTCAGCATAGTACAAATAAAATCGATATAACATGAATCTTCATGACGGTTCAATATGATACAGTCGTGAATGACATATACTACTGTGGATTATAAAATCGTTTATGTAATTTTGCTAATagttataattataataaatagtgtTAAATAGAAATACTAAACGGAGAGATAAGTGGCTACTATATATAcccttacactacaagaaaacacatgcttaacgaggaaaaacaatcctcgtaaatttgcgtcgattttacgaggaacttacgtggaaaactaaaatcatcgttatttcctcgtaacgtaacgacaaaagtgtttcgtcgtaaagtggatgtaatttgacgagtattttacgaggaaaaactatttccttgtaaatacgacgtaaactttgcgtgttatttac includes:
- the LOC106434614 gene encoding protein CHAPERONE-LIKE PROTEIN OF POR1, chloroplastic-like, which codes for MSSSLLLSGSTVSSSFIAPSKLSLLRNPNQSLSLSRNVSRTFKPLRCSSADSPYGGNVPTFPRTRVWDPYKRLGISPYASEEEIWASRNFLLEQYAGHERSQESIEGAFEKLLMSSFVKRKKTKINLKTRLKKKVEESPPWLKALLDFVEMPPMDTVFRRLFLFSFMGGWSIMNSAEGGPAFQVAVSLAACVYFLNEKTKSLGRACLIGFGALTVGWFCGSLVIPMIPTAFINPTWTLELLTSLVAYVFLFLSCTFLK